The following coding sequences are from one Pseudochaenichthys georgianus unplaced genomic scaffold, fPseGeo1.2 scaffold_764_arrow_ctg1, whole genome shotgun sequence window:
- the LOC139433629 gene encoding retinitis pigmentosa 1-like 1 protein — MVEEQAEDEDEGMVEEQAEDEGMVEEQAEDEDEGMVEEQAEDEDEGMVEEQAEDEDEGMVEEQAEDEGMVEEQAEDEGMVEEQAEDEDEGMVEEQAEDEDEGMVEEQAEDEDEGLVEEQAEDEDEGMVEEQAEDEDEGMVEEQAEDEGMVEEQAEDEDEGMVEEQAEDEDEGMVEEQAEDEGMVEEQAEDEGMVEEQAEDEDEGMVEEQAEDEDEGMVEEQAEDEDEGMVAEQAEDEDEGMVEEQAEDEDEGMVEEQAEDEDEGMVEEQAEDEGLVEEQAEDEGMVEEQAEDEDEGMVEEQAEDEDEGMVEEQAEDEDEGMVEEQAEDEDEGMVEEQAEDEGMVEEQAEDEGMVEEQAEDEDEGMVEEQAEDEDEGMVEEQAEDEDEGLVEEQAEDEDEGMVEEQAEDEDEGMVEEQAEDEGMVEEQAEDEDEGMVEEQAEDEDEGMVEEQAEDEDEGMVEEQAEDEGMVEEQAEDEGMVEEQAEDEDEGMVEEQAEDEDEGMVEEQAEDEDEGMVEEQAEDEDEGMVEEQAEDEDEGMVEEQAEDEDEGMVEEQAEDEDEGLVEEQAEDEGMVEEQAEDEDEGMVEEQAEDEGMVEEQAEDEGMVEEQAEDEDEGMVEEQAEDEGMVEEQAEDEGMVEEQAEDEGMVEEQAEDEDEGMVEEQAEDEGMVEGQAEDEGMVEEQAEDEDEGMVEEQAEDEDEGMVEEQAEDEGMVEEQAEDEGMVEEQAEDEGMVEEQAEDEDEGMVEEQAEDEDEGMVEEQAEDEGMVEEQAEDEDEGMVEEQAEDEDEGMVEEQAEDEDEGMVEEQAEDEDEGMVEEQAEDEDGGMVEEQAEDEDGGMVEEQAEDEGMVEEQAEDEDGGMVEEQAEDEDEGMVEEQAEDEGMVEEQAEDEDGGMVEEQAEDEDEGMVEEQAEDEDEGMVEEQAEDEDEGMVEEQAEDEDED; from the coding sequence TGGTAGAGGAACAGGCAGAGGACGAGGACGAGGGAATGGTAGAGGAACAGGCAGAGGACGAGGACGAGGGAATGGTAGAGGAACAGGCAGAGGACGAGGACGAGGGATTGGTAGAGGAACAGGCAGAGGATGAGGACGAGGGAATGGTAGAGGAACAGGCAGAGGACGAGGACGAGGGAATGGTAGAGGAACAGGCAGAGGACGAGGGAATGGTAGAGGAACAGGCAGAGGACGAGGACGAGGGAATGGTAGAGGAACAGGCAGAGGACGAGGACGAGGGAATGGTAGAGGAACAGGCAGAGGACGAGGGGATGGTAGAGGAACAGGCAGAGGACGAGGGGATGGTAGAGGAACAGGCAGAGGACGAGGACGAGGGAATGGTAGAGGAACAGGCAGAGGACGAGGACGAGGGAATGGTAGAGGAACAGGCAGAGGATGAGGACGAGGGAATGGTAGCGGAACAGGCAGAGGACGAGGACGAGGGAATGGTAGAGGAACAGGCAGAGGACGAGGACGAGGGAATGGTAGAGGAACAGGCAGAGGACGAGGACGAGGGAATGGTAGAGGAACAGGCAGAGGACGAGGGATTGGTAGAGGAACAGGCAGAGGACGAGGGAATGGTGGAGGAACAGGCAGAGGACGAGGACGAGGGAATGGTAGAGGAACAGGCAGAGGACGAGGACGAGGGAATGGTGGAGGAACAGGCAGAGGACGAGGACGAGGGAATGGTAGAGGAACAGGCAGAGGACGAGGACGAGGGAATGGTAGAGGAACAGGCAGAGGACGAGGGGATGGTAGAGGAACAGGCAGAGGACGAGGGGATGGTAGAGGAACAGGCAGAGGACGAGGACGAGGGAATGGTAGAGGAACAGGCAGAGGACGAGGACGAGGGAATGGTAGAGGAACAGGCAGAGGACGAGGACGAGGGATTGGTAGAGGAACAGGCAGAGGATGAGGACGAGGGAATGGTAGAGGAACAGGCAGAGGACGAGGACGAGGGAATGGTAGAGGAACAGGCAGAGGACGAGGGAATGGTAGAGGAACAGGCAGAGGATGAGGACGAGGGAATGGTGGAGGAACAGGCAGAGGACGAGGACGAGGGAATGGTAGAGGAACAGGCAGAGGACGAGGACGAGGGAATGGTAGAGGAACAGGCAGAGGACGAGGGGATGGTAGAGGAACAGGCAGAGGACGAGGGGATGGTAGAGGAACAGGCAGAGGACGAGGACGAGGGAATGGTAGAGGAACAGGCAGAGGACGAGGACGAGGGAATGGTAGAGGAACAGGCAGAGGATGAGGACGAGGGAATGGTAGAGGAACAGGCAGAGGACGAGGACGAGGGAATGGTAGAGGAACAGGCAGAGGACGAGGACGAGGGAATGGTAGAGGAACAGGCAGAGGACGAGGACGAGGGAATGGTAGAGGAACAGGCAGAGGACGAGGACGAGGGATTGGTAGAGGAACAGGCAGAGGACGAGGGAATGGTGGAGGAACAGGCAGAGGACGAGGACGAGGGAATGGTAGAGGAACAGGCAGAGGACGAGGGGATGGTAGAGGAACAGGCAGAGGACGAGGGAATGGTAGAGGAACAGGCAGAGGACGAGGACGAGGGAATGGTGGAGGAACAGGCAGAGGACGAGGGAATGGTAGAGGAACAGGCAGAGGACGAGGGGATGGTAGAGGAACAGGCAGAGGACGAGGGAATGGTAGAGGAACAGGCAGAGGACGAGGACGAGGGAATGGTAGAGGAACAGGCAGAGGACGAGGGGATGGtagagggacaggcagaggacgAGGGAATGGTAGAGGAACAGGCAGAGGACGAGGACGAGGGAATGGTGGAGGAACAGGCAGAGGACGAGGACGAGGGAATGGTAGAGGAACAGGCAGAGGACGAGGGGATGGTAGAGGAACAGGCAGAGGACGAGGGAATGGTAGAGGAACAGGCAGAGGACGAGGGGATGGTAGAGGAACAGGCAGAGGACGAGGACGAGGGAATGGTAGAGGAACAGGCAGAGGACGAGGACGAGGGAATGGTGGAGGAACAGGCAGAGGACGAGGGGATGGTAGAGGAACAGGCAGAGGACGAGGACGAGGGAATGGTAGAGGAACAGGCAGAGGACGAGGACGAGGGAATGGTAGAGGAACAGGCAGAGGACGAGGACGAGGGAATGGTAGAGGAACAGGCAGAGGACGAGGACGAGGGAATGGTAGAGGAACAGGCAGAGGACGAGGACGGGGGAATGGTAGAGGAACAGGCAGAGGACGAGGACGGGGGAATGGTAGAGGAACAGGCAGAGGACGAGGGAATGGTAGAGGAACAGGCAGAGGACGAGGACGGGGGAATGGTAGAGGAACAGGCAGAGGACGAGGACGAGGGAATGGTAGAGGAACAGGCAGAGGACGAGGGAATGGTAGAGGAACAGGCAGAGGACGAGGACGGGGGAATGGTAGAGGAACAGGCAGAGGACGAGGACGAGGGAATGGTAGAGGAACAGGCAGAGGACGAGGACGAGGGAATGGTAGAGGAACAGGCAGAGGACGAGGACGAGGGAATGGTAGAGGAACAGGCAGAGGACGAGGACGAGGACTAA